In one window of Pueribacillus theae DNA:
- a CDS encoding EH signature domain-containing protein, producing MEVEKKYKDVESKILAGRIKNRLPKLLEQIRALPNGPEAIKEFANRISKLDIRMLAYEYPFHQEEEQTIEKIISILMAGYIREVGRVAWKLFQNEVNDKGLLKLLSFIFKSEDETFLGLDQDSRRQINQAVYSGDIIKELPQFLLKANEKASILLKRWKVKNDSYLERELIKRMLLKGLSETFIIQRESPDQMVVYLSQYTLQEYQEMIKNYLEARTYEQFDNEILIQALDNLGDPRTNQRSWKFISESSLKEVNHWLTQNKLKHFFEQDRNNERFLYWKKYTKSIEDLHFIEEPQIVFMDFGDFVVVEFGKMGAAYFYHKEGFRDIILPRKNSAEFRRRGSQAREAMFKEKDMYEMYGRKLYIHKLDHRGYWHSKFDSHMRHYFRGLYFYQD from the coding sequence ATGGAAGTAGAAAAAAAGTATAAGGATGTAGAAAGTAAAATTTTGGCTGGCCGAATAAAGAATCGTTTGCCAAAGCTGCTTGAGCAAATTAGAGCATTGCCCAATGGCCCTGAAGCCATTAAAGAATTTGCAAATAGAATTTCTAAGCTAGATATTCGCATGCTTGCCTACGAATATCCTTTTCATCAAGAAGAAGAACAGACGATAGAAAAAATCATTAGTATTTTAATGGCTGGATATATACGAGAGGTAGGAAGAGTAGCCTGGAAGCTGTTTCAGAATGAAGTGAATGATAAAGGATTATTAAAGCTTTTGTCTTTTATTTTTAAGAGTGAAGATGAAACATTTTTAGGGCTGGATCAAGATTCTAGACGCCAAATAAATCAAGCTGTTTATAGTGGCGACATAATAAAGGAACTGCCACAGTTTCTATTAAAGGCAAATGAAAAAGCAAGTATCCTTTTAAAAAGATGGAAGGTTAAAAATGACAGTTATTTGGAAAGGGAACTAATTAAAAGGATGCTTCTTAAAGGTTTATCTGAAACATTTATCATTCAACGAGAAAGTCCCGATCAAATGGTTGTCTATCTCAGTCAATACACATTACAAGAATATCAAGAAATGATTAAAAACTACTTAGAGGCTAGAACTTATGAACAATTTGATAATGAAATTTTAATCCAAGCATTGGATAACTTAGGCGATCCCAGAACTAATCAAAGATCATGGAAGTTCATTTCTGAAAGTTCTTTAAAAGAAGTTAATCACTGGCTTACTCAAAATAAATTAAAACATTTTTTTGAGCAAGACCGTAATAACGAGCGTTTTTTGTATTGGAAAAAATATACTAAATCTATTGAAGACCTGCACTTTATAGAGGAACCTCAAATTGTTTTTATGGATTTTGGAGATTTTGTCGTTGTAGAGTTTGGTAAGATGGGTGCAGCTTATTTTTACCATAAGGAAGGATTTAGAGACATTATTTTACCTAGAAAAAACTCAGCAGAATTCCGTAGAAGAGGCTCACAGGCAAGGGAAGCTATGTTTAAAGAAAAAGACATGTATGAAATGTATGGGAGAAAACTTTATAT
- a CDS encoding OmpA family protein: MSYSDLMSALLLLFALFLMISLMVNQESIEKKDQMIEEVIGVKTRIIQELIEAFKGSNHELEVDPQTGAISFSGGVFFDSNSSSVSESGRNELEEFIPVYIGILLSDQFRDEISQIIIEGHTDTVGGYLFNLRLSQNRALAVAEEIFSKDFPNFAEREYLKQVITANGRSYSIPLLDNKGQIDLAKSRRVEFKFRLKDDEVIEEIQKMVKQNEH; encoded by the coding sequence ATGTCATATTCTGATTTAATGTCAGCATTGCTTCTTTTATTTGCACTGTTTTTAATGATAAGCTTAATGGTTAACCAGGAATCCATTGAAAAAAAAGACCAAATGATTGAAGAAGTGATTGGAGTAAAGACAAGAATCATCCAAGAATTAATTGAAGCGTTTAAAGGCTCTAATCATGAATTAGAAGTTGATCCGCAAACAGGAGCAATTAGTTTTTCGGGTGGCGTGTTTTTTGACTCAAACAGCAGCAGTGTATCAGAGAGTGGTAGGAATGAGCTTGAAGAATTTATTCCAGTGTATATTGGAATCCTTCTTTCTGATCAATTTAGAGATGAAATTTCACAAATTATTATTGAAGGGCACACTGATACTGTTGGAGGATATCTCTTTAACCTTAGGCTTTCACAAAATAGAGCACTTGCTGTTGCAGAGGAAATCTTTAGTAAAGACTTCCCTAACTTTGCCGAAAGGGAATATTTAAAACAAGTGATTACTGCAAACGGACGGTCATATAGTATTCCATTATTGGATAATAAAGGGCAAATAGATCTAGCTAAATCGCGACGGGTAGAATTCAAATTTCGATTAAAAGATGATGAAGTTATTGAGGAAATTCAAAAGATGGTGAAACAAAATGAGCACTGA